In Candidatus Edwardsbacteria bacterium, one genomic interval encodes:
- a CDS encoding secondary thiamine-phosphate synthase enzyme YjbQ yields MDSFQVTTKDRSQFSDITGRVQKLVSESKVIEGLCHIWVPHTTAGLTVNENADPSVVEDILRQLDRMVPWENGYRHGEGNSAAHIKSSLLGCQLTVMIKGGHLQLGTWQGIYFCEFDGPRQRQVWVDICPKS; encoded by the coding sequence ATGGATTCTTTTCAGGTCACCACCAAAGACCGCAGCCAGTTTAGTGACATCACCGGCCGGGTGCAGAAGCTGGTCTCCGAAAGTAAGGTCATCGAAGGTCTGTGCCATATTTGGGTGCCGCACACCACCGCCGGGCTGACCGTCAACGAGAATGCCGATCCCTCGGTGGTAGAGGATATACTAAGACAGCTGGACCGGATGGTCCCCTGGGAAAACGGCTACCGGCACGGCGAGGGCAACTCGGCCGCCCACATCAAATCCAGCCTGCTGGGCTGCCAGCTGACGGTCATGATCAAAGGCGGCCATCTGCAGCTGGGCACTTGGCAGGGCATCTATTTCTGCGAATTCGACGGCCCGCGCCAAAGGCAGGTGTGGGTGGATATTTGTCCTAAAAGTTGA
- a CDS encoding MerR family transcriptional regulator, which yields MPELHPQTPLYSISVAARLVGLHQQTLRMYERLGLVSPARVSGRIRLYSQADIEEIEYIVYLVRVKRVNLAGVRLILEMVDDPQQTIDNLRKEHQAPIDAE from the coding sequence ATGCCGGAACTTCATCCCCAGACCCCCCTGTATTCCATCAGCGTGGCCGCCCGGCTGGTGGGCCTGCATCAGCAGACCTTAAGGATGTATGAACGCCTGGGGCTGGTCTCACCGGCCCGGGTCAGCGGCCGCATCCGGCTCTACTCCCAGGCGGACATCGAGGAGATCGAGTACATAGTATACCTGGTCAGGGTGAAGCGGGTGAATCTGGCCGGGGTCCGCCTGATCCTGGAGATGGTCGACGATCCCCAGCAGACCATCGATAATCTGCGGAAGGAACACCAAGCTCCGATAGATGCCGAATGA
- a CDS encoding tetratricopeptide repeat protein: protein MSPLADFFLLTKDQILQKSEKLRSEGKHSKAAELLASGLKNSAEDYELLLALASAQLADKKGRDAVMALKNAVTLVPSRSGEIMELAERFFFSDGRLPEMGDLAFEMNLGKRNFDAAVKLVKELGNHDVDVMYARYNKLKESLDHYQGPAKPAGTVAREMTTYYGTALLTERRGQISQAMEILENILVRSQDEGNNVMAAAAKLASYHPGDTDTMLKHGDILLSLDKKERALELYVEAAKGGAADRVINKLESFSQQDPDNIEMLSLLVRLNLQKQDAAKAFAKISRLVSLDRQHIDNWINTLREIIKLDPGMAGAHMLLGDLSLDSDKLDLAMAGYAKVAELDPQRLEEILGRYRKIMERSPGNFEAATKIIDAYISAKQNDQAISAIHEIVDQDISLVDLALEKLDAILRSSLDQPEALNYLAECYLIRQDKAKAIPVYRYLATLGKEPQEKALAGLQKMVAQDPSDMAPMIALLDILVKATRFKESALFGAELAKRHPASWAEYLPILERASCLDGQDFNSALVDICSQLEGSGQSHPAIEFVKAAALAEAGQHQRAAELLLKLARDERASRPAKKALEEASRKHPQAAHLQLALAESYQDDGKMEEMASALLSAIRYDKTMVTKVTEKLNRLLEKSPDNVGLQRLQLELLYQEKLLDRAFQKAEQIIARWPDQSGAGAYLRLGQISLERGELTKAAGSLMKASELDAALSAEAAGSLKRLLEIDVTSLAGHYALARVLMHQRIFDQAIDELMLAGEKDPRLAENIAADLRSIQKLEPANAKALLAEARMDIILKNTDATLAALSQLMDIAPDNFAGAEELYRKLLSANPENFRINLALARAYIINGDIDQAGQLIESAVSADPDLYEQAISLLRISQEKDPRNLSNQVLLARIYRLRANYPQSIELLKSSLAGDQGLAEAVGHELQAIVAEKPDLLAARYLLAELHRKNNQPEAEVREYQAIYKADGNERARILAQLEEMVSLDPGLVLAVILSSRILADQGRLTEAVAGYMRACELDNAFRSTAAAEIEKMLSGSPQLPEIYEALGTIYFELGKFTQARDMLSQATGGINDPERRMRVLFFLAETHLALRDEAKADEAMDQVRGMMSDANEVFSALRRFASRRLQVEIDKSYQALQEAPDDQFRKLDLANKLIIIQKFDAAINLLNFKPLDEELANRRVLTLGRAFWGRREAVTAMELLRQVPLEGHPYSRYQMEVCYLLGQCYESLGNYSGAVAAYRNIYMDQTDFRDVRNRLEWCAEKAVMKELEHRGAVLEASL from the coding sequence ATGTCCCCATTAGCCGATTTTTTCCTACTTACCAAGGACCAGATCCTGCAGAAATCCGAGAAGCTGAGGAGCGAGGGCAAGCATTCCAAGGCCGCCGAACTGCTGGCTTCGGGCCTGAAGAACAGCGCCGAGGATTACGAACTGCTGCTGGCCCTGGCCTCCGCCCAGCTGGCCGACAAAAAGGGCCGGGATGCGGTGATGGCCCTGAAGAATGCGGTGACCCTGGTGCCCAGCCGCAGCGGGGAGATCATGGAGCTGGCCGAGAGGTTCTTCTTCTCCGACGGCCGGCTGCCGGAGATGGGCGATCTGGCCTTCGAGATGAACCTGGGGAAAAGGAACTTCGACGCAGCGGTGAAGCTGGTCAAGGAATTGGGAAACCACGATGTGGACGTGATGTACGCCCGATACAACAAGCTGAAGGAGTCGCTGGATCATTATCAGGGGCCGGCCAAGCCGGCCGGGACGGTGGCCCGCGAGATGACCACCTATTACGGGACCGCCCTGCTTACCGAGCGCCGGGGGCAGATATCCCAGGCCATGGAGATCCTGGAGAATATTCTGGTCCGGTCCCAGGACGAGGGGAACAACGTGATGGCCGCGGCGGCCAAGCTGGCCTCCTACCATCCCGGGGACACCGACACCATGCTCAAGCACGGGGACATTTTGCTGTCGCTGGACAAGAAGGAACGGGCCCTGGAGCTGTATGTCGAGGCGGCCAAAGGAGGGGCGGCCGACCGGGTGATCAACAAGCTGGAGAGTTTCTCCCAGCAAGATCCCGACAATATCGAGATGCTGTCCCTGCTGGTCAGGCTTAATCTTCAAAAGCAGGATGCCGCCAAAGCTTTTGCCAAGATCAGCAGACTGGTGTCATTGGACCGTCAGCATATCGATAACTGGATAAACACCCTGCGGGAGATCATCAAGCTGGATCCCGGAATGGCCGGAGCCCATATGCTGTTGGGGGACCTGTCGCTAGATTCCGATAAACTGGATCTGGCCATGGCCGGGTATGCCAAGGTGGCCGAGCTGGATCCCCAGCGGCTGGAGGAGATACTGGGCCGTTACCGGAAGATCATGGAGAGGTCTCCCGGAAATTTCGAGGCGGCCACCAAGATCATCGATGCCTATATATCGGCCAAACAGAACGACCAGGCCATCAGCGCCATACATGAAATAGTCGACCAGGACATCTCTCTGGTGGACCTGGCGCTGGAAAAACTGGACGCCATCCTGAGATCCAGCCTTGACCAGCCGGAGGCCCTGAATTACCTGGCGGAATGCTACCTGATACGGCAGGACAAGGCCAAAGCCATACCGGTCTACCGCTATCTGGCCACCCTGGGAAAGGAGCCTCAGGAAAAGGCCCTGGCCGGCCTGCAGAAGATGGTGGCCCAGGACCCCTCCGACATGGCCCCGATGATCGCCCTGCTGGATATTCTGGTGAAAGCAACGCGCTTCAAGGAAAGCGCCCTGTTCGGAGCGGAGCTGGCCAAGCGCCATCCGGCCAGCTGGGCCGAATATCTGCCCATCCTGGAAAGGGCCTCCTGCCTGGACGGCCAGGATTTCAATTCCGCTTTGGTGGACATCTGTTCCCAGCTGGAGGGATCGGGGCAATCCCACCCGGCCATAGAGTTTGTGAAAGCGGCGGCCCTGGCCGAGGCCGGACAGCATCAAAGGGCGGCCGAGTTGCTGTTGAAGCTGGCCAGGGACGAGAGGGCTTCCCGGCCGGCCAAAAAGGCCCTGGAGGAGGCCTCCCGGAAACATCCCCAGGCGGCTCACCTGCAACTGGCCCTGGCCGAAAGCTATCAGGACGACGGGAAAATGGAGGAGATGGCCTCGGCCCTGCTGTCGGCCATCCGCTACGACAAGACCATGGTGACCAAGGTCACCGAAAAATTGAACCGGCTGCTGGAGAAGAGCCCCGACAATGTCGGATTGCAGAGGCTGCAGCTGGAGCTGCTGTATCAGGAGAAACTGCTGGACCGGGCCTTCCAAAAAGCCGAGCAGATAATCGCCCGCTGGCCGGACCAAAGCGGAGCCGGGGCATACCTGCGGCTGGGGCAGATATCGCTGGAAAGGGGCGAACTGACCAAGGCGGCCGGCAGCCTGATGAAGGCCTCGGAGCTGGATGCCGCCCTGTCGGCCGAGGCGGCCGGATCATTGAAACGCCTGCTGGAGATAGATGTCACCAGCCTGGCCGGGCATTACGCCCTGGCCAGGGTGCTGATGCATCAGCGGATATTCGACCAGGCCATTGATGAATTGATGCTGGCGGGCGAGAAGGACCCCCGGCTGGCCGAGAACATCGCCGCCGACCTCAGAAGTATCCAGAAGCTGGAGCCGGCCAATGCCAAGGCCCTGCTGGCCGAGGCCCGGATGGATATCATCCTGAAGAACACCGACGCCACCCTGGCCGCCCTGAGCCAGCTGATGGACATCGCCCCGGATAATTTTGCCGGGGCCGAGGAGCTTTACCGAAAATTGCTTTCGGCCAACCCGGAAAACTTCCGGATCAACCTGGCCTTGGCCCGGGCCTATATCATCAACGGGGATATCGACCAGGCCGGTCAGCTGATAGAATCGGCGGTAAGCGCCGATCCCGATCTTTATGAACAGGCCATCAGCCTGCTGCGCATATCCCAGGAGAAGGATCCCCGGAACCTGTCCAATCAGGTGCTGCTGGCCAGGATATACCGCCTGCGGGCCAATTATCCGCAGAGCATTGAGCTTCTTAAAAGCTCCCTGGCCGGGGACCAGGGCCTGGCGGAGGCGGTGGGCCACGAGCTGCAGGCCATCGTCGCGGAAAAGCCGGATCTGCTGGCGGCCAGGTATCTGCTGGCCGAACTTCACCGCAAAAACAATCAGCCAGAGGCCGAGGTCCGGGAATACCAGGCCATATACAAGGCCGATGGAAATGAGCGGGCCAGGATACTGGCCCAGCTGGAGGAGATGGTATCCCTCGATCCCGGCCTGGTGCTGGCGGTCATTTTAAGCTCCCGGATCCTGGCCGACCAGGGCCGGCTGACAGAGGCGGTGGCCGGGTATATGAGGGCCTGCGAGCTGGACAATGCCTTCCGGTCCACCGCGGCGGCGGAGATAGAGAAGATGCTGTCGGGCAGTCCCCAGCTGCCGGAGATCTACGAAGCGCTGGGGACCATCTATTTTGAGCTGGGCAAATTCACCCAGGCCCGCGACATGTTATCCCAGGCAACCGGAGGGATAAACGATCCCGAACGCCGGATGAGGGTCCTGTTCTTCCTGGCCGAGACCCATCTGGCCCTGAGGGATGAGGCCAAGGCCGATGAGGCCATGGACCAGGTCCGGGGGATGATGTCCGACGCCAACGAGGTCTTCAGCGCCCTGCGTCGCTTTGCCTCCCGCCGCCTGCAGGTGGAGATCGATAAATCCTACCAGGCGCTGCAGGAGGCGCCGGACGACCAGTTCCGAAAACTGGACTTGGCCAACAAGCTGATAATAATCCAGAAATTCGATGCCGCCATAAACCTGCTCAATTTCAAACCGCTGGACGAAGAGCTGGCCAACCGCCGGGTGCTTACCCTGGGCAGGGCTTTCTGGGGGCGCCGCGAGGCGGTCACGGCCATGGAGCTGCTGCGGCAGGTTCCCCTGGAGGGGCATCCCTACAGCCGTTACCAGATGGAGGTTTGTTATCTGCTGGGGCAGTGCTACGAGTCCCTGGGGAATTATTCAGGGGCGGTGGCGGCCTACCGCAATATCTACATGGACCAGACCGATTTCCGGGATGTCAGGAACCGCCTGGAATGGTGCGCCGAAAAGGCGGTGATGAAGGAGTTGGAACATCGGGGGGCGGTGCTGGAGGCCAGCCTCTGA
- a CDS encoding Do family serine endopeptidase, translating to MSGRSRKFPAFEQRTVMAGIIGLIAGLILASGFNWTACSRAEISSTPALNQSVNAEYKSPFVAVAKTVGPAVVNIQSKKYIERPGYSFQGPFDDLFREFFGEVPQREPQKQKVEGQGSGFIIDKKGLILTNNHVVAGGGELTVKLSDSREFRAEVVGTDPRTDVAVIRLKDLKADLPDAEVALLGNSDDIEVGDYAIAIGNPFGLERTVTQGIISFKGRSGLPIAGGGPLYQDFIQTDASINFGNSGGPLTDIRGQVIGINTAINPAGQGIGFAIPINLAKNVADQLISGGKVVRGYLGVLPQELTADLAEGLGLKNTNGVLIARVEDGTPADKAGLKDQDVIIKFNGQETPTVAKFRQIVADAKVGAKVRVELLRDRKEKSIAVEIGEMPGEAVVQSEQDRQDKPWLGIEQVLPVNSPEARAAGVKDAEGVLIQAIRSGSAADDAGLQRGDIIKKIDGQTVRTVRDYSQALGSKRQASRPVVFLIKRGEALRFFAVRPGK from the coding sequence ATGTCTGGCAGATCGAGAAAATTTCCCGCCTTTGAGCAGAGGACGGTCATGGCCGGGATCATCGGGCTGATAGCCGGTTTGATACTGGCCTCCGGGTTTAACTGGACCGCCTGTTCTCGGGCGGAGATATCCTCCACCCCTGCTTTGAACCAGTCGGTGAATGCCGAGTACAAGAGCCCCTTCGTGGCGGTGGCCAAAACGGTCGGGCCGGCGGTGGTCAACATCCAGTCCAAAAAATACATCGAACGGCCCGGCTACAGTTTCCAGGGACCGTTCGATGATCTCTTCCGGGAGTTCTTCGGCGAGGTCCCCCAGCGCGAACCGCAGAAACAGAAGGTGGAGGGCCAGGGCTCCGGCTTCATCATCGATAAAAAGGGGCTGATCCTGACCAACAACCATGTGGTGGCCGGGGGCGGCGAGCTGACGGTGAAGCTCTCCGACAGCCGGGAATTCCGGGCCGAGGTGGTGGGCACCGACCCCCGCACCGACGTCGCGGTCATCCGGCTGAAGGACCTCAAGGCCGACCTGCCGGATGCCGAAGTGGCCCTTCTGGGCAACTCCGACGACATCGAGGTGGGCGACTATGCCATAGCCATCGGCAACCCCTTCGGACTGGAGCGCACCGTAACCCAGGGGATCATCTCCTTCAAGGGGCGCAGCGGCCTGCCCATCGCCGGCGGGGGGCCGCTGTATCAGGACTTCATCCAGACCGACGCCTCCATCAACTTCGGGAATTCCGGAGGTCCGCTGACCGATATCAGGGGGCAGGTCATCGGCATCAATACTGCCATCAACCCGGCCGGCCAGGGGATCGGTTTTGCCATCCCCATCAACCTGGCCAAGAATGTGGCCGACCAGCTGATCTCCGGCGGCAAGGTGGTGCGGGGCTACCTGGGGGTGCTGCCCCAGGAGCTGACGGCCGACCTGGCCGAGGGGCTGGGCCTGAAAAACACCAACGGCGTGCTGATAGCCCGGGTGGAGGACGGCACCCCGGCCGACAAGGCCGGGCTTAAGGACCAGGATGTGATAATAAAATTCAACGGCCAGGAGACCCCCACGGTGGCCAAGTTCCGTCAGATCGTGGCCGATGCCAAGGTGGGAGCCAAGGTCAGGGTGGAATTGCTCCGTGACCGGAAAGAAAAGAGCATTGCCGTGGAGATTGGCGAGATGCCCGGAGAGGCTGTGGTTCAGTCAGAGCAGGACCGGCAGGACAAACCCTGGCTGGGGATCGAGCAAGTGCTTCCGGTGAACTCCCCGGAGGCCAGGGCCGCCGGCGTCAAGGATGCCGAAGGGGTTCTGATACAAGCCATCCGGAGCGGATCGGCGGCCGATGATGCCGGTCTGCAAAGGGGCGATATCATTAAAAAGATCGACGGACAGACCGTAAGAACCGTCAGGGATTATTCTCAGGCCTTGGGCAGCAAGCGCCAGGCAAGCCGTCCGGTGGTGTTTTTGATCAAGCGGGGAGAGGCTTTGCGGTTTTTTGCCGTCAGGCCCGGAAAATAG
- a CDS encoding MoxR family ATPase, with product MKENQNDRQTIEKLNLARRDLKKELAKVIIGQETVLDQLLTALLTNGHVLLVGVPGLAKTLIINTLAQCLNLSFNRVQFTPDLMPSDITGTDIIEEEPGSRRRSFKFIKGPIFANVVLADEINRTPPKTQAALLQAMQERKVTAGGNTYRLDEPFFVLATQNPIEQEGTYPLPEAQLDRFMFNVLVDYPSFAEEMEIVKTTTSAYQADIQPVLSGRQIIELQQLVRRVPVADQVVEYAVGLAQKSRPKSETAPDHVKEYVSWGAGPRASQYLILGAKALAIMDGRLAPSIDDVRTLALPVLRHRIITNFNAEAAGVDSVEVIKRLVS from the coding sequence TTGAAAGAGAACCAGAACGACCGGCAGACGATCGAAAAACTGAACTTGGCCCGGCGGGACCTGAAAAAGGAACTGGCCAAGGTGATCATCGGGCAGGAGACGGTGCTGGACCAGCTGCTGACCGCCCTGCTGACCAACGGCCACGTCCTGCTGGTGGGCGTCCCCGGCCTGGCCAAGACCTTGATAATAAACACCCTGGCCCAATGCCTGAACCTGAGTTTCAACCGGGTGCAGTTCACCCCGGACCTGATGCCCTCGGATATCACCGGCACCGACATCATCGAGGAGGAGCCCGGCAGCCGCCGGCGGTCTTTCAAGTTCATCAAAGGGCCCATCTTTGCCAACGTGGTGCTGGCCGATGAGATCAACCGCACCCCGCCCAAGACCCAGGCCGCCCTGTTGCAGGCCATGCAGGAGCGCAAGGTGACCGCCGGCGGGAACACCTACAGGCTGGACGAGCCGTTCTTCGTACTGGCCACCCAGAACCCCATCGAGCAGGAGGGCACCTATCCCCTGCCCGAGGCCCAGCTGGACCGCTTCATGTTCAATGTCTTGGTGGATTATCCCTCCTTTGCCGAGGAGATGGAGATCGTCAAGACCACCACCTCGGCCTACCAGGCCGACATCCAGCCGGTATTGAGCGGCCGGCAGATCATCGAACTGCAGCAGCTGGTGCGGCGGGTGCCGGTGGCCGACCAGGTGGTGGAATACGCCGTAGGGCTGGCCCAGAAGAGCCGTCCCAAAAGCGAAACAGCCCCGGATCACGTGAAAGAATACGTCTCCTGGGGGGCCGGGCCCAGGGCCTCGCAGTACCTGATACTGGGCGCCAAGGCCCTAGCCATCATGGACGGGCGGCTGGCCCCGTCGATCGATGACGTCCGGACCCTGGCCCTGCCGGTCCTGCGGCACCGGATAATCACCAACTTCAACGCCGAGGCGGCCGGAGTGGATTCGGTGGAGGTGATCAAAAGGCTGGTATCGTAG
- a CDS encoding RNA polymerase sigma factor RpoD/SigA: MSYREIAYNDDPSLDIYLKEISRVPLLSPDQELALAQQAKAGIKTAIDRLTESNLRFVVSTAKEFQGRGLSLADLINEGNVGLMKAVQRFEPSRGYRFNTYAVWWIRQAMLKAIAEQTRTIRLPMNRIEKLTRLNRAIEEIKSDPGYNGAPPTVKQISKKARIPVEEIRDLLGYSANQVSLDAPLSEDGETSLSEIVEHPRFKSPEETLKSKTMDSDIKQAFSVLTPREVRVLKLYYGLDDNDHGTLDSIGQKMNISRERVRQLRDRALRKIKLATEGGRLKAYLS, encoded by the coding sequence ATGAGTTATCGGGAAATTGCCTATAATGACGATCCGTCGCTGGACATCTACCTCAAGGAGATCAGCCGGGTCCCCCTGCTGTCGCCGGACCAGGAGCTGGCCCTGGCCCAGCAGGCCAAGGCGGGCATCAAGACCGCCATCGACCGGCTGACCGAGAGCAATCTGCGCTTCGTGGTATCCACCGCCAAGGAATTCCAGGGCCGGGGACTTTCCCTGGCCGATCTCATCAACGAGGGCAATGTGGGGCTGATGAAGGCGGTCCAGCGGTTCGAGCCGTCCCGGGGATACCGTTTCAATACCTATGCCGTGTGGTGGATCAGGCAGGCCATGCTGAAGGCCATCGCCGAGCAGACCCGGACCATCCGGCTGCCCATGAACCGCATTGAGAAGCTGACCCGGCTGAACCGGGCCATCGAGGAGATAAAGAGCGACCCCGGCTACAACGGCGCCCCGCCCACCGTCAAGCAGATATCCAAAAAGGCCAGGATCCCGGTGGAGGAGATCCGCGATCTGCTGGGTTACAGCGCCAACCAGGTCTCCCTGGACGCCCCGCTGTCGGAGGACGGCGAGACCAGTCTTTCGGAGATAGTGGAGCACCCCCGCTTCAAATCACCCGAGGAGACATTGAAGAGCAAGACCATGGACAGCGACATCAAGCAGGCCTTTTCGGTGCTGACCCCGCGGGAGGTCAGGGTGCTGAAGCTTTATTACGGACTGGACGATAACGACCATGGAACGCTGGACTCCATTGGGCAGAAGATGAACATCTCCCGGGAACGGGTGCGGCAATTGAGGGATCGGGCACTACGGAAGATCAAACTGGCCACCGAGGGCGGCCGGCTGAAGGCCTATCTGAGCTGA
- a CDS encoding isoprenylcysteine carboxylmethyltransferase family protein — protein sequence MKTTLGNLFFKWRSYTPIPLLLATLVLAKPTLWSISLGLLVALAGELTRIWAVSYAGGATRTLEPGVGNLITGGPFSYVRNPLYVGNLLLSLGVCLAAWPAKWSLMISEAVAIPWLLPVFIIAFAIQYGFIVAVEEDTIRRSLGEVYDEYYKAVPRWLPRLTPYPKPYPERGDFKAGFRSDRRSIQTTCLVLLVIIIIYMVRLFG from the coding sequence GTGAAAACAACCTTGGGCAACCTGTTCTTCAAATGGCGCAGCTACACCCCGATACCGCTGCTGCTGGCAACTTTGGTCCTGGCCAAGCCGACCTTATGGTCCATCTCTTTGGGCCTGCTGGTGGCCCTGGCCGGAGAGCTGACCCGCATCTGGGCGGTGTCCTACGCCGGGGGGGCCACCCGGACCCTGGAGCCGGGGGTGGGCAATCTGATCACCGGCGGACCGTTCTCTTATGTCCGCAATCCGCTCTATGTGGGCAATCTCCTGCTGAGCCTGGGCGTCTGCCTGGCGGCCTGGCCGGCCAAGTGGTCCCTGATGATCTCGGAGGCCGTGGCCATACCCTGGCTCCTGCCTGTATTCATAATAGCCTTTGCCATACAATATGGCTTCATCGTGGCGGTGGAGGAGGACACCATCCGCCGGAGCCTGGGGGAGGTCTATGATGAATATTATAAAGCGGTGCCCCGCTGGCTGCCCCGTCTGACCCCTTATCCCAAACCTTACCCGGAGAGGGGTGATTTCAAGGCCGGTTTCCGCTCCGACCGCCGCAGCATCCAGACCACCTGCCTGGTGCTGCTGGTGATAATCATAATTTATATGGTCAGGCTTTTCGGATAA
- a CDS encoding polymer-forming cytoskeletal protein has translation MDKKVEIGGGPLSNTLAKDSKWNGTLKAESGIRIDGEFEGHLETSGTLVVGKGGLVKAEIKVKDAIIGGKVEGNITAASKVELQSGSVMMGDIKSRGIIIDNDVFFDGISKMTGQNEPGK, from the coding sequence ATGGATAAGAAAGTTGAGATCGGCGGAGGGCCGTTGAGCAACACCCTAGCCAAGGACAGCAAATGGAACGGAACATTGAAGGCCGAATCCGGGATACGGATCGACGGGGAGTTCGAGGGCCACCTGGAGACCAGCGGGACCCTGGTGGTAGGCAAGGGCGGCCTGGTGAAGGCCGAGATCAAGGTCAAGGATGCCATCATCGGGGGGAAAGTGGAGGGAAACATTACAGCCGCCAGCAAGGTTGAATTGCAAAGCGGCTCGGTCATGATGGGGGATATCAAAAGCCGGGGGATAATCATAGACAATGACGTTTTCTTCGACGGCATATCCAAGATGACCGGACAGAACGAACCCGGGAAATGA
- a CDS encoding Hsp20/alpha crystallin family protein, translating to MRHDLAKWEPVSDIVSLQDEMNRLFLDFFGRAPGRRVVGDSLWAPVMDIEETKDDIIIKAEIPGMTKEDVKIQVSGDIITISGERKREEETRDKTYHRIERSYGQFQRMITLPGEVQSAKAKASYENGVLTIKLPKSEEVKPKEISIDVK from the coding sequence ATGAGACACGATCTGGCCAAATGGGAGCCGGTGTCCGATATCGTTTCCCTGCAGGATGAGATGAACCGCCTTTTCCTGGATTTCTTCGGACGAGCCCCGGGAAGGCGCGTGGTGGGCGACAGCCTGTGGGCTCCGGTGATGGACATCGAGGAGACCAAGGACGACATCATCATCAAGGCCGAGATCCCGGGCATGACCAAGGAGGATGTCAAGATCCAGGTCAGCGGCGACATCATCACCATCTCCGGGGAGCGCAAGCGGGAGGAGGAGACCAGGGACAAGACCTACCACCGGATAGAGCGCAGCTACGGTCAGTTCCAGCGGATGATCACCCTGCCCGGCGAGGTCCAGTCGGCCAAGGCCAAGGCTTCCTATGAGAACGGCGTCTTGACCATCAAGCTGCCAAAATCCGAGGAGGTCAAGCCCAAGGAGATCTCCATCGACGTCAAATGA
- a CDS encoding response regulator produces MLVADDEPNIVKIMEFELKKSGYQVTTAFDGQEALELIKNNPPDLILSDIMMPNMDGYELCREVKKDPSLRGIPFIFLTAKTGLENRIQGYMLGATKYITKPCARQELLKTIDMRLRLSEEAKKLFEQKAKTFQGDLSIISVFSLIDMFSIGGWSGFIEMTSQDDKKGRIDITDAMLTKYTLEGQSGDEILPLLLSWTQGKFVAERF; encoded by the coding sequence GTGTTAGTGGCCGATGACGAGCCGAATATCGTTAAGATCATGGAGTTCGAGCTCAAGAAGAGCGGCTACCAGGTGACTACCGCCTTTGACGGACAGGAAGCCCTGGAGCTCATTAAAAACAATCCTCCGGACCTGATCTTGTCGGACATCATGATGCCCAACATGGACGGCTACGAGCTGTGCCGCGAGGTCAAAAAGGATCCCAGCCTGCGGGGCATCCCCTTTATTTTCCTGACCGCCAAGACCGGCCTGGAGAACCGCATCCAGGGCTACATGCTGGGCGCCACCAAGTACATAACCAAGCCCTGCGCCCGGCAGGAACTGCTCAAGACCATTGACATGCGCCTGCGGCTGTCCGAGGAGGCCAAGAAGCTTTTTGAGCAGAAGGCCAAGACCTTCCAGGGGGACCTTTCCATCATCTCAGTGTTCAGCCTGATAGACATGTTCTCCATCGGAGGCTGGAGCGGCTTCATTGAGATGACCAGCCAGGACGACAAGAAAGGCCGGATAGACATAACCGATGCCATGCTCACCAAATATACTTTGGAAGGCCAGTCCGGCGATGAGATACTGCCTCTGTTGCTCTCATGGACCCAAGGAAAATTTGTAGCCGAGAGGTTTTAA